GCAGGCAGATGCGCCTGGAAATTGAGGAGACGGCCCTTAAAAAGGAAAAAGACGCCGCCAGCCGCGGCCGGCTGGAAGCCTTGCGCAAGGAACTGGCGGAGTTGAAAAGCGCGGCCGGCGCAATGCGCGCCAAATGGGAGCATGAAAAAAAATCATTGCTGCGCAAGCAGGCGCTGCGCGAAAAAATTGAAAAGGCGCGCCGCGAATGCGAGGAGGCGGAGCGGGCATACAACCTTGAAAAAGTAGCGGAGATCCGGCACGGCGTGCTCCCCGCCCTGGAAAGGGAAATGAAAGAAGCCGATGCGTTTGACTCGTCGGCGCAGTCGCCGCTGCTCCGGGAGGAAGTTACCGAGGAGGAGATCGCCGAGGTCGTTGCGCGCTGGACAAAAATCCCGCTGACCCGCCTCCTGGAGGGCGAACGCGAAAAACTCCTGCGTCTGGACCAGGTCCTGCATGAAAGGGTCATCGGCCAGGATGAGGCCGTGCAGGCCGTGGCCGACGCGGTCTTGCGGGCGCGCGCCGGCATAAAAAATCCGCAGCGGCCCATCGGCTCCTTTATTTTTCTGGGCCCGACCGGCGTGGGCAAGACCGAGCTGGCCAAGGCCCTGGCGGCCGCGCTGTTTGACAGCGAGGAAAATATGGTGCGCATTGATATGAGCGAGTACATGGAAAAGCACGCGGTTTCCCGCATGGTGGGCTCGCCGCCGGGTTATATCGGCTACGAGGAAGGCGGCCAGCTGACCGAGGCCGTGCGCCGCAAACCTTATTCCGTTATTCTTTTTGATGAAATAGAAAAAGCGCACGCCGACGTCTTTAATGTTCTCCTGCAGATGATTGACGACGGACGTTTGACGGATTCACACGGCCGCACCGTCAATTTCAAAAACACGGTCGTCATCATGACCAGCAATATCGGCTCGCATCTCCTGCTGGAGGGCATTGACCGCGATGGACGCATCGCCGATCCGGTCCGCGATCAGGTCATCCAGGCTTTGCGCGCCCATTTTCGTCCCGAATTTCTCAATCGGGTTGATGAAACCGTGCTCTTCAAGCCCTTGACCCGCGAAGAATTGGGCCTGATTGCAGACCTCCAGTTGGAAGATCTGCGCAAGCGTCTGCAGGAGAACAGGGTTGCCGTGGAATTTTCGGAGGCGGTCCGGCAATATATTGTCAGCCGCGGATATGACCCGGTTTACGGCGCGCGCCCCATGAAACGGCTCATTCAACAAAAGATTGAAACGCCGATTGCGCGCGCGCTGTTGTCCGGTGGGCGTTCGGAAAACACCGCGCTCCGGCTGGACCTCGCGGCCGGTGATGTTGCCGTTAAAATCTGCGATCAGGCGAAAGCCCGGTCCGGGGCAGGCGCGGGAAAACGGGGCAAAACCTGATTGCGCCGCGGCTGAATTGGCCCGCCTTGCAGTTTGAGTTTGATTTTCATAATGCGGGGAGTATTCTTGAACAGGCCAAAATCAATGAAAGCCCGTTTTTTCAAATGGGCATAAACGCCTGGTCATGAGTCTCCTGTTTAAAAACGGCGGGAAACGCGTTCTGAAGCCGTCCTTTGAAGAGTTGCGGCAAATTTGTCCGGATGTTCCGGATGGTTTGTTGCGCGCTCATCTGGAAAGGCTGGGTGAAAATTATTACGGCATTTTTACACCGGCGCAGGCGGGGCGCCACCTCCGGGCGCTGGCCGGGTTGAACAGCGAAAATCCGGTCCATGTTTTGTTTGAAAACGAATCGGACGGAAAAACGGTGTGCACTGTTCTGGCCTGCGATTATCCGTCCGAATTTTCCCTGATCAGCGGGGTTTTAGCCGGCATGGGCGGCAACATTCTTGCCGGCAATGTTTTTACTTACCGTCCTCTTCTGCCGGAGGAGCGCGATAATCCGCAGTCGGCCGTTATCCGGAGGATGATCATTGACCGTTTTGTCATCGCGGTGCAATCCGATTTGCCAGCGGCGGTCTGGCGGGAAAAAATCAGCGCTGTCCTCGGCGAGGTCATTCGCAATCTGGAAATGGGCGGCGGCGGGTTGGAAAACGCGCGCCGGATGGTGAACGAAATGGTGGCCGCCCGCTTGGCCGTCTTGAAACTTCAGGCCGGGACGGTGTTGTATCCGGTGGCCATTGAAGTAACCGACACGCCGGAATACACCCGTTTGACGGTTATTTCGCAGGATACGCCGGCTTTCCTTTACACTTTGAGCGCCGCCCTGGCGCTCCAAAACCTATCCATTGAGCAGGTGAAAATAAGCACCGCTGCGGGAAAAATCCAGGATGAAATTGACATTCTTGACAAACATGGCCTGAAAATCAGCGACGCGGCGCGGCTGGACACCGTCAAAATCGCCATCCTGCTGACCAAGCAATTCACCTGCTTCCTCGGCATATCGCCCGATCCATACGCGGCCCTCTGCCGCTTTGACAACATGCTGAAATCGGTGCTTGCCGTCCCGAACAGGGAAGAATGGATAAAACTGCTTTCCACCCCGCAGGCTTTGCAGAATTTGGCCCGCCTTCTGGGAGCCAGCGACTATGTCTGGGAGGACTTCGTCCGTTTGCAGTACGAGACGCTTCTCCCCATTCTCAATGCGGGGGCGGATCCGAAAATCAAAAACAAAACCTTCGCCACGCCGCCGGAAGGACTTGAAGGCAAGCTTGCCCGGAAACTGAAAAAGGCGGAAGGGATGGATGAAGAGCGCCGTATTTTGAACGAGTTCAAGAATGACGAGCTTTACCTGATTGACCTGGAACAGATTCTCAATCCGGCGATTGACGTCAAGATGTTTTCGCGGCGGCTGACCCGTCTGGCCGAGGCGGTGGTGCGCGCCGCGGCTGAAATCATATTCCGCAATCTGCGGGAAAAACACGGCTTGCCCCGCACCATCGCCGGCTTTGAGGTCCAGTGGGCGATTTTCGGCCTGGGCAAATTCGGCGGCGAAGCGCTGGGCTACGCCTCGGATATTGAACTCCTGCTGGTTTTCGGCGATAACGGCAAAACCGATGGCGCGCGCGGCGTCGCAAATTCTGATTATTTCTGCGCGGCGGCGGGGATGCTTTCGGACGTCATTGCCGCGAAGCGCGAGGGCATCTTCCGGGTTGACACCCGTTTGCGGCCGTACGGCGAGAGCGGTCCGCGCGCCTGCAGTCTGGAAAGTTTCTGCCGCTATTACGGATCCAATGGCAAAGCCCATTCCTACGAGCGCCTGGCGCTGGTCCGGTTGCGCGCGGTGGCGGGCGACGCCGAAATGGGCGCCAGGGTCGCGCGCCTGCGGGATGAATTTGTTTACGGCGCTTCAAACATCAAGTTTGACGAATTGCGGGCCTTGCGCGAAAAACAGCTTGCCGAAAAAATTTCCGGCGGACGTTGCAACGCCAAGTTCAGTCCGGGCGCCCTGGTTGACCTTGAATATGACATCCAGCTGCTCCAGGTCATGCACGGCCGGCATGACGCGCGCCTGCGCACGCCCCGCATTCACGAGGCCCTGGAGGAACTTTCCGCGCTCGGTGTGCTTGGACGGGAGGAGAGCCGGCAGTTGACGGAAGCCTATTATTTTTTCCGGAGATTGATCAACGGTTTGCGGATGCTGCGCGGTTCGGCGCGCGATCTTTTCCTGCCCCCGGTTGGTTCGCCCGAGTTCGTCCATCTGGCCCGGCGCATGGGGTACCAGCGCGACGGACGGCTGGAGCCGGAACAGAGCTTGCGGGTTGAGTTTGAAACCCGCACGGCGGCGGTGCGCGCATTTGTTGAACGGCATTTCGGACGCGATTCCCTGCCCGGCAAGCCGCAGGGGAATATGGCCGACCTCGTCCTTTCCGATTTGGTTCCGGCGCCGCTGCGGGAAAGAATTCTCGCGCCCGTCGGCTTCAAGAACGCGGAACGGGCGTATTTGAACCTGCGCAAACTCCGGTCGGGTGAAACAGACGGGGGGGGCGGAGGGCAGGAGTTTGCCGTCTTGGCGGTTCTGGCGGGCGATCATCTCAGGCGCTCGGTTGATCCCGACCGCGCGTTGAACAACTGGGAACGCTACGCGCGCGCCGCCGGCGGTGGCGGGAACCATTTCAAGCTTCTTCTGGCGCAGCCCAAACGGCTGGAAATATTGCTGAACATTTTCGCGGCGAGCCAGTTTCTGGCCGATACGCTTGTTGCCAATCCTGAATTCCTGAACTGGGTGACGGCCGCGGAGGTGATCAACGGGGCGCGCCCGCGGGGGGCGCTTGAATCGGATCTCCGGGATTTCAGCGGCGGCCGCAATCTCCGCGACTGGCTGAACGCGGTCCGGCGCTTTCGGTCCCGGGAAATATTGCGGATCGGCACGCGCGATATCTGCCTGCACGCGCCGATTTCCGGGATTACCGCGGATTTATCGTCGCTGGCCGAGGTGATGATCCGGGCGGCCATGGAACGATTCGGCCTGGAAACGGGGCTAAACCTGTCCGCTGATTTTTGCGTCGTGGCTTTTGGCAAGTTGGGCGGGCGCGAATTAAATTACAGCTCCGATATTGATTTGCTGGGGATTTTCAACGCGGCGGAGCCGGCCGCCGGCGATATGTTTTGCCGGGCGATGCGGCAGGTCGGCAAATATCTTTCCGGCCATACCGAGGAAGGCCACGCCTATCGCGTTGACTTCCGTCTGCGCCCCTATGGCCGCGCCGGACAGGTCGCTTGTTCTCTGCCGGCCCTGGCGGATTATTACTGCAAGCGGTCGGCGCCCTGGGAAATCCAGGCCCTGTTAAAAGCCAGACCGGTCGCCGGCAGCGAAGAGCTGGGCGGGCGTTTTGTTGAAATGGCGCGCCGGGTCATCCGGGAAAGAAAGGACAATAAGGAAATCATCGCTTCCATTGAAAAAACGCGCCGCGCCGCCGTCGGGGAGGCGCGGAACAACGGTTTGCTCGCGCGCGACATCAAAAACGGGCAGGGCGGTATCCGTGACATTGAATTTCTGGCCCAGGGTCTCCAGCTTGTCCATGCTTCCGCAATTCCGGAACTGATCAACGGCAACACTTTGGACGCCTTGACCGTTTTGGGCCGGCGCGGGCTCATCCCCCCCGAAGCGGCCGAGCAACTGAAACGCGATTATGAGTTTTTAAGGCGCGTTGAGCATTGCCTGCAAATCTTTGAGGACCGCCAGGTCCATGTTTTGCCCGGGCCGGGGCCGGAGCTTGAGGGGCTTGCCCGGCGGGTCATGGGGTACACGGCTTCTCCCGGAGAATTGCTGAACGAATTGGCGGTCTGCCGCGCGCGCGCGGAAAATTATCTGAAAACACACCTGACGCTCCGGGCGGCCGGCTGAAAGCTTTGTCTCCCGCCGGCGGCGCCGCGGAAAAAAAACAGCAAAATCGCTTCCTGCGTTTTGCATTTCCGGGCTTTGGTTTTTCATCCCAACCATGTAAGCTGTCCTTATGACGGACCAAAACATTCCCTGCCGGAACGGCCCGATGCGCCGGCCGTTGATTGGCATTGCGTTCTGTTACCTGGCTGGCGTCTTGTCCGGCGCCGGTTTTGGCGGTTTCCATTTCCCGATCGTCATGGCGCTGTCCGGCGCGGTGTTGCTCGTTGCCCTTGTTTTGCATTGCCTTTGCCAATCTGCCGGCGATATGTCCGGTTTTATTCCCGTCCGGCCAATCTCTCGTTTCCAATCTGGGTGTGCGGCCGGCCTCGTTTATTTTGCCGTTTTCCTGACGGGATGGCTTACGGTCTGCCTGCGCCTCCAAAATCCTTCCGGCCGCGCCCTGGCCGCCTTGATGGACCGGCCACGGGAAGGGGTTGAAATCATTGGCGTAATCGCGGACGATCCGGCGTTGCGCAAGAACCCGGCCGGCGATCGCCGGTATTGGTCGTTTGTTATGGAAATTGAGGCCGTGCGCAGAACGGGAGCTTTTCAGAGGGCGCGCGGCAAAGTCATGGCGCGGGCGCCGGCCGATGCGCTTGGGCAGCCGCATTACGGGGAACGTTGGCGGGCGGGCGGGGTTTTAATTGACAATCTCCGCCTCGCGGACGTTTCCGGGCCGGAGGCCGTTCAACACCTTTTGCCGCGCCGGTTTGTATTCCAGTTTGACGGGCCGTCTCCGCCCGTCCTGCTGGACGGGGCGCCGCGTTGGAACTTGTTCAGCGCGTGTTTTTCCCTGAGGCAGAAATGTGCCGACCTGCTCGCGCGCGGCATAAATCATCGTCCCGAGGCGGCGGGCATTATTCAGGCGCTGCTGCTCGGCCGCCGGTATGAACTGCATGAGGAACTGCGCGCGGCGTTTATGGCCACCGGCACTTACCATATTTTCGCCATTTCCGGCCATCACGTCGCCGTGATTGCCATTTTTGTCGTGGCCGTTCTGCAGGTATATGGCGCCTCGCGCATGTGCTGGTTTTATTATCTGGCGCCGGCCTTGATTGTTTTTACCATCATGTCCGGCATGAGCGCCAGCGCGCTGCGCGGCTGCATTATGGCGTTGGTTTGTTTTCTCGGTCCGCTGTTCAAACGCAAAACCGATATCGCCTCCGCGATGGCCCTGGCCGCCCTGCTGATTGTCGGCGCGGACCCCCTCCAGTTGTTTCAGGCCGGTTTCATAATGTCTTTCGGGATCGTGGCGGGACTGATTGTGTTTTGTCCGCCGCTGGTTGCGGTGATTGAAAAAGCGCTGGAGTCCGACCCTTTCCGGCTGGAACCCGAAAGCCGCCTGAAGCGGAACGCGCGCGGCGCGCTCCGCTGGATTCTCTTCATTATGGCCGCTTCGCTGACCGCGTGGCTGGTGTCAATGCCGTTGACGGCGCGCTGGTTTAACATGGTTTCGCTGATCGCCCTGCCCGCCAATTTGCTCGTGATCCCCATGGCGACCCTTATCCTTCTGACGGGGTGCCTTTCCCTTGTTTTTGGGTGGCTCCTGCCGCTGGCCGGCGAAGCCTTCAATTTTGCCAATGTTTTTTTTGTTGCGCTGACAACCGGCGCGATAAAATCGCTGGCACAGTCGCCCGGCGGGCATGTTTTCGTCAGATCGCCGCCGCTTTGGTTTGTTTTTGCGTGGCTCGCCGCCCTGGTGGCGTGGCGCGGCATTTGCGCGCAAAACAACGTAAGTTGCAAGCGCATGGCGGTCCGGCTGGTCGCGGTCCTGGCCTTGCTGTTCTTGGGCGGCGCGCTTTTATGGCGCGCGCAAAGCAATCCGTGGGAAATCCACGCGGTTAATGCCGGCAATAGGGCGGTATGTTTCCTCAATACGGACGAAGGCGCGGTTTTGATCAATGCCGGGGATGAATATCAAAGCCGTTATGTCTTGAAATACCTGCGCCGGCAGGGCGTCAACCGTCTGCAACGTCTGGCGTTGGTTTTCCCCGGTCCCGAAGACTTCAGCGGGGCAAACCGCCTGATCGCCTCGCTGCCCGTCAAAGAAATAATCCTGGCCGGCGCAGGGGGGGGATCAAGCGCGGAAAAGGCGTTAATGCGCACGGCCCGGAAACAGGGGATAACCGTGCGCGCCCTGAAAACGGCGCCGGCCGATTTGTTGTTTTCTTCAAGGCAGGTTGATGTTTATGTCCGGGAAAATCCAGCGGCTCCGCCCGGCTTTGCCCGGGACTTGCGGCGGAAAACCCGGCTTGGAACGATCCGCGCCGTCGTGCATGCCGCCGCCTTTGCCGAAGCGTTCCCGGGGCTCATGCTTGCGGCAAGCCCCGAAAGCCGCGCGGAAATTTCCGGCAGGATGTTTGAATGTATAATCACGGAAGGAAATTACGGTCCGGAGCAAAATGCCCTTGCGGCTGTTTCCGATCCGGCGCCTTGCCGGATTGTTTGCCTTCCTTTTTCGGCCGCCCGCGACCGCCGGCCGCGTTCTATTCCGGAAACATTGCCGGTTGAGCGCCGATTTGCCTTGGGGCCCGGGCAGGGCATTTTTTTTACACCCGGCCGGAGAAAAACAAAAATACAGCCGGTCCATTTGTATTTGCGTTAGGCAAAGGCGGGAAAGTTCTTCGCAGAACCGCTCAGTTTTCCCCGTGAACGATCTGGAAAAAGCGCGGCTTGTGTGGTATTACTAATTTTGCGCATGCGAGTGCGCAAAATTAACCCGCAGGGCTGCCACGTGAGTCGCGTTCCGCGGGCCGGTCACCGTGATGATGCCCGCGTTTTTACGCGGCCAAACGGCGTGCATCACGCATGGAAAATTAATATGGCTGAGAAGTTTGACGAGGATGCAGGTCGGGCGCTTTTCCCTCCGTTGAATCGGGTGTGGAACGGCGGAACGCGGGAGACTGCGCCCTGTTTTCCGAAAATAAACAATGCCGCCCGCCGCAAAGCGGCAAAACCTGATCTGCGGCGCGTGCGCTTGCGGGTTGAAGGGCGGGTGCAGGGGGTCGGTTTCCGGCCTTGCGTTTACCGCCTGGCCCGGCGTTGCGGTCTGACCGGTTTTGTCAGAAACACCGGCTTCGGAGTTCTGATTGAAGCGCAGGGCGCTTCCGGCAATGTGAACCGGTTCATTTCCGCCCTGCAATCTGAAAAACCGTCCCAGGCCGTCATAGAGGTTTTGAACTCAGAGGAAATCAATCTTTGGGAAGCGGAAAAAGGTTTTGTGATAACAAAAAGCGTCCGGTCGGGCGATATGCGCGCCGGAATGCCGCCGGACCTGGCCGTTTGCGCCTTGTGCCGCCGGGATGTTTTTGATGCCAAAAACCGGCGTCGGCGGTACCCGTTCACCAATTGCACCGATTGCGGCCCGCGTTTTTCCATCATCCGCGCCCTGCCTTATGACCGGCAAAGGACAACCATGGCGTCTTTCAAAATGTGTCCGGAATGTCTGGCTGAATTCCGCGATCCAGGTAACCGGCGCTTTGAAGCCCAGCCCAATGCCTGCCCGGTCTGCGGGCCGCGGCTCCGCCTGCTGGATGCGCAAGGCAACCCGGTTGAAGGCGAGGCGCTGGATGCGGCCGTCCAGCTGTTGAAAGCGGGGAAAATACTGGCGGTCAAGGGGATTGGCGGCTATCACCTCTGTTGCGGCGCTTTGAATGAAAAAGCCGTCCGCCTTCTGCGAGAACGCAAAAACCGCCCCGACAAATCGTTTGCGGTCATGTTCAATTCGCTTCGGCAGGTCCGGAAATATTGCCGGGTGACCCCCGCGGAGGAGGCCGAGCTGCAAAGTGTTACCGCCCCCATTGTTGTCCTGAAAAAAAGGAAGGGAAAAAAACTGGCCGGTAATATTTCGCCAGACACGGCCGATCTCGGCGTTTTCCTGCCCTATGCGCCTCTCCATTGCCTCTTGCTTGAGGAAATTTCGCCGTTGATAATGACCAGCGGCAACCGGCGCGACGAGCCCATTGCAATCAAGGAGGAGGATTTGAAGGGCATACTCGGCGGCATTGCGGATGCGGTCCTGGTTCATGACCGTGAAATTATCCGGCGCTGCGACGATTCCGTCCTGAAATTATCCGGCGGGGAAAGGATTATGTTCAGGCGTTCGCGCGGCTTTGTGCCGGCCGCGCTTCCGCTGCCGGTTGATGGTCCGCCGGTCCTGGCCTGCGGCGCCGAACTGAAAAACACGGTTTGCGTCACGCGCGGCGGACGCGCTTTCC
The Kiritimatiellia bacterium DNA segment above includes these coding regions:
- the hypF gene encoding carbamoyltransferase HypF, yielding MAEKFDEDAGRALFPPLNRVWNGGTRETAPCFPKINNAARRKAAKPDLRRVRLRVEGRVQGVGFRPCVYRLARRCGLTGFVRNTGFGVLIEAQGASGNVNRFISALQSEKPSQAVIEVLNSEEINLWEAEKGFVITKSVRSGDMRAGMPPDLAVCALCRRDVFDAKNRRRRYPFTNCTDCGPRFSIIRALPYDRQRTTMASFKMCPECLAEFRDPGNRRFEAQPNACPVCGPRLRLLDAQGNPVEGEALDAAVQLLKAGKILAVKGIGGYHLCCGALNEKAVRLLRERKNRPDKSFAVMFNSLRQVRKYCRVTPAEEAELQSVTAPIVVLKKRKGKKLAGNISPDTADLGVFLPYAPLHCLLLEEISPLIMTSGNRRDEPIAIKEEDLKGILGGIADAVLVHDREIIRRCDDSVLKLSGGERIMFRRSRGFVPAALPLPVDGPPVLACGAELKNTVCVTRGGRAFLSAHIGDMDDARNYAFFRETVRDFLELLEIKPAVVACDMHPDYVSTRYALGMDGVRLEKIQHHHAHVAACMAENLLAEKVIGVALDGTGFGPDGSIWGGEILLADLCSFQRAGHFKPYPMPGGARAIMEPERMAMSVILSEFGPSAEKIIRKFLPSIPARALSPLMKITRERLHSPLTSSAGRLFDAVAALFGLGQGVSYEGRPAVRLQALADRTIFENYPYAVQEENGIFIISFAKTIRAVIAALKRKTAGGRIAAMFHNTLAAALAEACVLIRRREGLNRVALSGGVFQNDFLLERLLVCLEKEKFEVYTHRAVPPNDGGISLGQAVVAAARSVKKNSAGWRAR
- a CDS encoding ComEC/Rec2 family competence protein yields the protein MTDQNIPCRNGPMRRPLIGIAFCYLAGVLSGAGFGGFHFPIVMALSGAVLLVALVLHCLCQSAGDMSGFIPVRPISRFQSGCAAGLVYFAVFLTGWLTVCLRLQNPSGRALAALMDRPREGVEIIGVIADDPALRKNPAGDRRYWSFVMEIEAVRRTGAFQRARGKVMARAPADALGQPHYGERWRAGGVLIDNLRLADVSGPEAVQHLLPRRFVFQFDGPSPPVLLDGAPRWNLFSACFSLRQKCADLLARGINHRPEAAGIIQALLLGRRYELHEELRAAFMATGTYHIFAISGHHVAVIAIFVVAVLQVYGASRMCWFYYLAPALIVFTIMSGMSASALRGCIMALVCFLGPLFKRKTDIASAMALAALLIVGADPLQLFQAGFIMSFGIVAGLIVFCPPLVAVIEKALESDPFRLEPESRLKRNARGALRWILFIMAASLTAWLVSMPLTARWFNMVSLIALPANLLVIPMATLILLTGCLSLVFGWLLPLAGEAFNFANVFFVALTTGAIKSLAQSPGGHVFVRSPPLWFVFAWLAALVAWRGICAQNNVSCKRMAVRLVAVLALLFLGGALLWRAQSNPWEIHAVNAGNRAVCFLNTDEGAVLINAGDEYQSRYVLKYLRRQGVNRLQRLALVFPGPEDFSGANRLIASLPVKEIILAGAGGGSSAEKALMRTARKQGITVRALKTAPADLLFSSRQVDVYVRENPAAPPGFARDLRRKTRLGTIRAVVHAAAFAEAFPGLMLAASPESRAEISGRMFECIITEGNYGPEQNALAAVSDPAPCRIVCLPFSAARDRRPRSIPETLPVERRFALGPGQGIFFTPGRRKTKIQPVHLYLR
- a CDS encoding glutamate-ammonia-ligase adenylyltransferase, with the protein product MSLLFKNGGKRVLKPSFEELRQICPDVPDGLLRAHLERLGENYYGIFTPAQAGRHLRALAGLNSENPVHVLFENESDGKTVCTVLACDYPSEFSLISGVLAGMGGNILAGNVFTYRPLLPEERDNPQSAVIRRMIIDRFVIAVQSDLPAAVWREKISAVLGEVIRNLEMGGGGLENARRMVNEMVAARLAVLKLQAGTVLYPVAIEVTDTPEYTRLTVISQDTPAFLYTLSAALALQNLSIEQVKISTAAGKIQDEIDILDKHGLKISDAARLDTVKIAILLTKQFTCFLGISPDPYAALCRFDNMLKSVLAVPNREEWIKLLSTPQALQNLARLLGASDYVWEDFVRLQYETLLPILNAGADPKIKNKTFATPPEGLEGKLARKLKKAEGMDEERRILNEFKNDELYLIDLEQILNPAIDVKMFSRRLTRLAEAVVRAAAEIIFRNLREKHGLPRTIAGFEVQWAIFGLGKFGGEALGYASDIELLLVFGDNGKTDGARGVANSDYFCAAAGMLSDVIAAKREGIFRVDTRLRPYGESGPRACSLESFCRYYGSNGKAHSYERLALVRLRAVAGDAEMGARVARLRDEFVYGASNIKFDELRALREKQLAEKISGGRCNAKFSPGALVDLEYDIQLLQVMHGRHDARLRTPRIHEALEELSALGVLGREESRQLTEAYYFFRRLINGLRMLRGSARDLFLPPVGSPEFVHLARRMGYQRDGRLEPEQSLRVEFETRTAAVRAFVERHFGRDSLPGKPQGNMADLVLSDLVPAPLRERILAPVGFKNAERAYLNLRKLRSGETDGGGGGQEFAVLAVLAGDHLRRSVDPDRALNNWERYARAAGGGGNHFKLLLAQPKRLEILLNIFAASQFLADTLVANPEFLNWVTAAEVINGARPRGALESDLRDFSGGRNLRDWLNAVRRFRSREILRIGTRDICLHAPISGITADLSSLAEVMIRAAMERFGLETGLNLSADFCVVAFGKLGGRELNYSSDIDLLGIFNAAEPAAGDMFCRAMRQVGKYLSGHTEEGHAYRVDFRLRPYGRAGQVACSLPALADYYCKRSAPWEIQALLKARPVAGSEELGGRFVEMARRVIRERKDNKEIIASIEKTRRAAVGEARNNGLLARDIKNGQGGIRDIEFLAQGLQLVHASAIPELINGNTLDALTVLGRRGLIPPEAAEQLKRDYEFLRRVEHCLQIFEDRQVHVLPGPGPELEGLARRVMGYTASPGELLNELAVCRARAENYLKTHLTLRAAG
- the clpB gene encoding ATP-dependent chaperone ClpB gives rise to the protein MDLNKTTQKVQEAVQAAQALAARHGHQEVDGEHFLSALLEQDEGLAPRLFEIMGVPVPELKARVARELDKRPHVSGSAAESGKFYVTQRLNRLFVRAADEAARMKDEYLSVEHLLMAFADEGKPTPAGKILHEFGVTRQKLLDALSSVRGNQRVTSATPEASYEALKKYGLDLVELARKGKLDPVIGRDQEIRGVIRILSRKTKNNPVLIGEPGVGKTAIVEGLAHRILRGDVPEGLKDRTIFALDMTSLLAGAKYRGEFEERLKAVLNEIKSAGGRVILFIDELHTIVGAGRTEGSSDAGNILKPMLARGELHCIGATTLDEYREHVEKDAALERRFQPVLVDAPSVEDTISILRGLKERYEVHHGVRIQDAALVAAAVLSNRYISDRFLPDKAIDLVDEACASIRTEIDSMPAELDEITRRQMRLEIEETALKKEKDAASRGRLEALRKELAELKSAAGAMRAKWEHEKKSLLRKQALREKIEKARRECEEAERAYNLEKVAEIRHGVLPALEREMKEADAFDSSAQSPLLREEVTEEEIAEVVARWTKIPLTRLLEGEREKLLRLDQVLHERVIGQDEAVQAVADAVLRARAGIKNPQRPIGSFIFLGPTGVGKTELAKALAAALFDSEENMVRIDMSEYMEKHAVSRMVGSPPGYIGYEEGGQLTEAVRRKPYSVILFDEIEKAHADVFNVLLQMIDDGRLTDSHGRTVNFKNTVVIMTSNIGSHLLLEGIDRDGRIADPVRDQVIQALRAHFRPEFLNRVDETVLFKPLTREELGLIADLQLEDLRKRLQENRVAVEFSEAVRQYIVSRGYDPVYGARPMKRLIQQKIETPIARALLSGGRSENTALRLDLAAGDVAVKICDQAKARSGAGAGKRGKT